One Takifugu rubripes chromosome 19, fTakRub1.2, whole genome shotgun sequence genomic window carries:
- the LOC105419887 gene encoding inter-alpha-trypsin inhibitor heavy chain H3-like isoform X6, whose protein sequence is MARAAVRLSLFELLLAVVAALPIKDNWDIYSYHINSTVTSRYAVTVIRSRVANRMEESKEIEFHVHIPKNAFITKFKMVIDGQEYDGIVKEKETAQRQYSGAVSQGQSAGIISSVGRTLEQFKTSVTVAAHKKVTFELTYEELLKRRLGLYELQIHARPMQPVKDFKVDVHVKEDAGITSWLVKGGLNTKDLATAVTSTKTEKQVWLYFYPTVDQQKSCDSCDDNGMNGDLVIVYDVKRDTCLGDIKRSDKFFVHHFAPSNLPRIPKNVVFIIDQSGSMHGRKIEQTRTALVHILNDLAEDDFFGIITFDSRIFHWKRELVQANQANLENARTFARNIKDNGATDINAAVLKGADMLNAHPRQGSASILILLTDGDPTTGETNLERIQSNVRKAIAGEFPLYCLGFGFDVDFEFLEKMSLQNNGEARRIYEDSDADLQLKDFYNEVATPLLTDVTMVYIGGSNLTKTNFIQYYQGSEIVVAGEISDNGVETFTLQVLAISNNRRVVFADTNVTVETGDTASDSQMQRIWAHLTVKQLLERELQLSGSEKEDAKNEALKLSLRYGFVTPLTSMVVTKPQGEDADVLDKPKEGPPCLECGIAGAPGFPGLAHHPATRHYPPPPPPAGAPGFVGGVHDPAIPGAGLGSGARHPAFPSGDGSGSGVYHSGMDVDDYDLPVGLPTFHSAEPTTVPTTTPAPAMHRFIWNPTDGSVPLCFDIPVSRLKLLHYPNIDVFVCSPSPELSINGELNSEAHKGFSTIVIHLKGDLHIEVDSRQIMVREGETETRHTGEERFTVGSATVIRRDKEVDIMIGDVRIVILIHLLEGKEFLWPVLRRRPSDSSVTGILALQPVDYEELQQLPKKLKIDNQEIEATRMTVLDYSLTSPQVIDCWFTSVEDALRKPLHQLTVAEL, encoded by the exons ATGGCGAGAGCAGCAGTGCGACTCAGCCtctttgagctgctgctggcggTGGTCGCAGCGCTACCGATCAAG GATAACTGGGACATTTACAGCTACCACATCAACTCCACCGTGACCAGTCGCTATGCCGTCACCGTCATCAGGAGCCGCGTGGCAAATCGCATGGAGGAGTCAAAGGAAATAGAGTTCCATGTCCACATTCCCAAAAACGCCTTCATcactaaatttaaaat ggTTATAGATGGTCAGGAGTACGATGGCATcgtgaaggagaaggaaacagcgCAGCGGCAATACTCTGGAGCTGTATCCCAGGGTCAAAGTGCAGGGATCATCAG TTCAGTGGGGAGGACTCTTGAACAGTTCAAGACCTCTGTGACTGTGGCTGCTCACAAAAAAGTCACCTTCGAACTCACGTACGAGGAACTGCTGAAAAGGAGGCTCGGCCTGTACGAGTTGCAAATCCACGCCAGGCCCATGCAGCCCGTCAAAGACTTCAAG GTGGATGTGCACGTTAAGGAGGACGCTGGCATCACTTCCTGGCTGGTTAAAGGAGGTCTAAACACCAAAGACCTGGCGACAGCCGTCACGtcaacaaaaacagagaaacag gtgtggcTGTATTTCTACCCAACAGTGGACCAGCAGAAATCATGTGACAGCTGTGATGACAATGGGATGAACGGAGACCTGGTCATTGTGTACGATGTCAAAAGGGACACGTGTCTCGGAGACATCAAG agaTCGGACAAGTTCTTCGTTCATCACTTTGCTCCATCCAATCTCCCGCGCATACCGAAGAATGTTGTGTTCATCATCGATCAAAGTGGCTCCATGCACGGCAGGAAAATTGAACAG ACCCGAACCGCATTAGTCCACATCCTGAACGACCTGGCAGAAGACGACTTCTTTGGCATCATCACTTTCGATAGCCGAATATTTCATTGGAAACGTGAGCTTGTCCAGGCCAACCAAGCCAACCTGGAAAATGCCAGAACATTTGCACGTAATATTAAAGACAACGGAG ccactgacatcaatGCAGCCGTTCTGAAGGGAGCAGATATGTTGAATGCACATCCCAGACAGGGCTCAGCCTCCATCCTCATTCTTCTCACCGATGGAGATCCAACAACAG GTGAAACGAACCTTGAACGGATCCAGTCAAACGTAAGGAAAGCCATCGCGGGCGAATTCCCACTTTACTGTCTGGGCTTTGGCTTCGACGTCGATTTCGAGTTCCTCGAAAAAATGTCGCTGCAAAACAACGGTGAAGCGCGGAGGATTTATGAAGACTCTGACGCTGATTTACAGCTGAAG GATTTCTACAACGAGGTGGCCACTCCTCTGCTGACAGATGTGACAATGGTTTATATTGGCGGCAGCAATCTGACAAAGACAAACTTCATCCAGTACTACCAAGGATCTGAGATTGTGGTGGCCGGAGAGATCTCTGACAACGGCGTGGAGACCTTCACACTGCAAGTTTTGGCTATTTCA AACAACAGAAGAGTGGTGTTTGCTGACACAAATGTCACCGTGGAGACGGGCGACACGGCGTCTGACAGCCAAATGCAGCGAATCTGGGCCCATCTCACCGTGAAACAGCTCctggagagaga GCTGCAACTGTCTGGCTCTGAGAAGGAAGACGCAAAGAATGAGGCCCTGAAACTGTCACTACGGTACGGCTTTGTGACCCCGCTCACATCCATGGTGGTCACCAAGCCACAGGGAGAGGACGCAGATGTGCTGGACAAACCAAAAGAAG GACCTCCTTGTTTGGAATGTGGAATAG caggagctcctggattTCCTGGATTAGCGCATCATCCAG cgACCAGACATtatccacccccccctcctccag caggagctcctggattTGTGGGTGGAGTGCATGATCCAG caATTCCTGGTGCTGGACTTGGGAGTGGAGCACGTCATCCAG caTTTCCTTCTGGTGATGGAAGTGGGAGTGGAGTATATCATTCAG GAATGGATGTTGATGACTACGATCTACCTGTTGGCCTGCCCACATTCCACTCAGCAGAGCCCACAACAGTGCCCACAACAACTCCAG ctcctgccatGCACAGGTTCATATGGAATCCCACAGACggctctgttcctctctgcttcGATATTCCCGTCAGTcgcctgaagctgctgcactaTCCCAACATCG atgtgtttgtttgttctccCTCGCCAGAGCTGTCTATAAACGGGGAGCTGAACTCAGAAGCTCACAAAGGATTCAGCACAATTGTCATCCACCTCAAGGGGGACCTCCACATCGAGGTGGACAGCAGACAAATCATGGTGCGGGAGGGGGAAACGGAAACTCGGCACACCGGAGAGGAACGCTTCACTGTTGGAAG TGCCACGGTGATCAGGAGGGACAAGGAAGTGGACATTATGATCGGAGACGTCCGCATTGTCATCCTGATCCACCTGCTTGAGGGTAAAGAATTCCTCTGGCCAGTTTTGAGACGGAGGCCTTCAGACAGCAGTGTGACGGGAATTTTAG ctctgcagcctgtggattacgaggagctgcagcagcttccaaaAAAGCTCAAGATCGACAACCAGGAGATCGAAGCTACCAG GATGACAGTTCTGGATTACAGCCTAACCTCTCCCCAAGTGATTGACTGCTGGTTCACGTCTGTTGAGGACGCCCTGCGGAAGCCGCTGCACCAGCTCACTGTCGCAGAGCTTTAa
- the LOC105419887 gene encoding inter-alpha-trypsin inhibitor heavy chain H3-like isoform X9: protein MARAAVRLSLFELLLAVVAALPIKDNWDIYSYHINSTVTSRYAVTVIRSRVANRMEESKEIEFHVHIPKNAFITKFKMVIDGQEYDGIVKEKETAQRQYSGAVSQGQSAGIISSVGRTLEQFKTSVTVAAHKKVTFELTYEELLKRRLGLYELQIHARPMQPVKDFKVDVHVKEDAGITSWLVKGGLNTKDLATAVTSTKTEKQVWLYFYPTVDQQKSCDSCDDNGMNGDLVIVYDVKRDTCLGDIKRSDKFFVHHFAPSNLPRIPKNVVFIIDQSGSMHGRKIEQTRTALVHILNDLAEDDFFGIITFDSRIFHWKRELVQANQANLENARTFARNIKDNGATDINAAVLKGADMLNAHPRQGSASILILLTDGDPTTGETNLERIQSNVRKAIAGEFPLYCLGFGFDVDFEFLEKMSLQNNGEARRIYEDSDADLQLKDFYNEVATPLLTDVTMVYIGGSNLTKTNFIQYYQGSEIVVAGEISDNGVETFTLQVLAISNNRRVVFADTNVTVETGDTASDSQMQRIWAHLTVKQLLERELQLSGSEKEDAKNEALKLSLRYGFVTPLTSMVVTKPQGEDADVLDKPKEGPPCLECGIAGAPGFPGLAHHPAIPGAGRGGGVHHSGMDVDDYDLPVGLPTFHSAEPTTVPTTTPAPAMHRFIWNPTDGSVPLCFDIPVSRLKLLHYPNIDVFVCSPSPELSINGELNSEAHKGFSTIVIHLKGDLHIEVDSRQIMVREGETETRHTGEERFTVGSATVIRRDKEVDIMIGDVRIVILIHLLEGKEFLWPVLRRRPSDSSVTGILALQPVDYEELQQLPKKLKIDNQEIEATRMTVLDYSLTSPQVIDCWFTSVEDALRKPLHQLTVAEL from the exons ATGGCGAGAGCAGCAGTGCGACTCAGCCtctttgagctgctgctggcggTGGTCGCAGCGCTACCGATCAAG GATAACTGGGACATTTACAGCTACCACATCAACTCCACCGTGACCAGTCGCTATGCCGTCACCGTCATCAGGAGCCGCGTGGCAAATCGCATGGAGGAGTCAAAGGAAATAGAGTTCCATGTCCACATTCCCAAAAACGCCTTCATcactaaatttaaaat ggTTATAGATGGTCAGGAGTACGATGGCATcgtgaaggagaaggaaacagcgCAGCGGCAATACTCTGGAGCTGTATCCCAGGGTCAAAGTGCAGGGATCATCAG TTCAGTGGGGAGGACTCTTGAACAGTTCAAGACCTCTGTGACTGTGGCTGCTCACAAAAAAGTCACCTTCGAACTCACGTACGAGGAACTGCTGAAAAGGAGGCTCGGCCTGTACGAGTTGCAAATCCACGCCAGGCCCATGCAGCCCGTCAAAGACTTCAAG GTGGATGTGCACGTTAAGGAGGACGCTGGCATCACTTCCTGGCTGGTTAAAGGAGGTCTAAACACCAAAGACCTGGCGACAGCCGTCACGtcaacaaaaacagagaaacag gtgtggcTGTATTTCTACCCAACAGTGGACCAGCAGAAATCATGTGACAGCTGTGATGACAATGGGATGAACGGAGACCTGGTCATTGTGTACGATGTCAAAAGGGACACGTGTCTCGGAGACATCAAG agaTCGGACAAGTTCTTCGTTCATCACTTTGCTCCATCCAATCTCCCGCGCATACCGAAGAATGTTGTGTTCATCATCGATCAAAGTGGCTCCATGCACGGCAGGAAAATTGAACAG ACCCGAACCGCATTAGTCCACATCCTGAACGACCTGGCAGAAGACGACTTCTTTGGCATCATCACTTTCGATAGCCGAATATTTCATTGGAAACGTGAGCTTGTCCAGGCCAACCAAGCCAACCTGGAAAATGCCAGAACATTTGCACGTAATATTAAAGACAACGGAG ccactgacatcaatGCAGCCGTTCTGAAGGGAGCAGATATGTTGAATGCACATCCCAGACAGGGCTCAGCCTCCATCCTCATTCTTCTCACCGATGGAGATCCAACAACAG GTGAAACGAACCTTGAACGGATCCAGTCAAACGTAAGGAAAGCCATCGCGGGCGAATTCCCACTTTACTGTCTGGGCTTTGGCTTCGACGTCGATTTCGAGTTCCTCGAAAAAATGTCGCTGCAAAACAACGGTGAAGCGCGGAGGATTTATGAAGACTCTGACGCTGATTTACAGCTGAAG GATTTCTACAACGAGGTGGCCACTCCTCTGCTGACAGATGTGACAATGGTTTATATTGGCGGCAGCAATCTGACAAAGACAAACTTCATCCAGTACTACCAAGGATCTGAGATTGTGGTGGCCGGAGAGATCTCTGACAACGGCGTGGAGACCTTCACACTGCAAGTTTTGGCTATTTCA AACAACAGAAGAGTGGTGTTTGCTGACACAAATGTCACCGTGGAGACGGGCGACACGGCGTCTGACAGCCAAATGCAGCGAATCTGGGCCCATCTCACCGTGAAACAGCTCctggagagaga GCTGCAACTGTCTGGCTCTGAGAAGGAAGACGCAAAGAATGAGGCCCTGAAACTGTCACTACGGTACGGCTTTGTGACCCCGCTCACATCCATGGTGGTCACCAAGCCACAGGGAGAGGACGCAGATGTGCTGGACAAACCAAAAGAAG GACCTCCTTGTTTGGAATGTGGAATAG caggagctcctggattTCCTGGATTAGCGCATCATCCAG caATTCCTGGTGCTGGACGTGGGGGTGGAGTACATCATTCAG GAATGGATGTTGATGACTACGATCTACCTGTTGGCCTGCCCACATTCCACTCAGCAGAGCCCACAACAGTGCCCACAACAACTCCAG ctcctgccatGCACAGGTTCATATGGAATCCCACAGACggctctgttcctctctgcttcGATATTCCCGTCAGTcgcctgaagctgctgcactaTCCCAACATCG atgtgtttgtttgttctccCTCGCCAGAGCTGTCTATAAACGGGGAGCTGAACTCAGAAGCTCACAAAGGATTCAGCACAATTGTCATCCACCTCAAGGGGGACCTCCACATCGAGGTGGACAGCAGACAAATCATGGTGCGGGAGGGGGAAACGGAAACTCGGCACACCGGAGAGGAACGCTTCACTGTTGGAAG TGCCACGGTGATCAGGAGGGACAAGGAAGTGGACATTATGATCGGAGACGTCCGCATTGTCATCCTGATCCACCTGCTTGAGGGTAAAGAATTCCTCTGGCCAGTTTTGAGACGGAGGCCTTCAGACAGCAGTGTGACGGGAATTTTAG ctctgcagcctgtggattacgaggagctgcagcagcttccaaaAAAGCTCAAGATCGACAACCAGGAGATCGAAGCTACCAG GATGACAGTTCTGGATTACAGCCTAACCTCTCCCCAAGTGATTGACTGCTGGTTCACGTCTGTTGAGGACGCCCTGCGGAAGCCGCTGCACCAGCTCACTGTCGCAGAGCTTTAa
- the LOC105419887 gene encoding inter-alpha-trypsin inhibitor heavy chain H3-like isoform X5 — MARAAVRLSLFELLLAVVAALPIKDNWDIYSYHINSTVTSRYAVTVIRSRVANRMEESKEIEFHVHIPKNAFITKFKMVIDGQEYDGIVKEKETAQRQYSGAVSQGQSAGIISSVGRTLEQFKTSVTVAAHKKVTFELTYEELLKRRLGLYELQIHARPMQPVKDFKVDVHVKEDAGITSWLVKGGLNTKDLATAVTSTKTEKQVWLYFYPTVDQQKSCDSCDDNGMNGDLVIVYDVKRDTCLGDIKRSDKFFVHHFAPSNLPRIPKNVVFIIDQSGSMHGRKIEQTRTALVHILNDLAEDDFFGIITFDSRIFHWKRELVQANQANLENARTFARNIKDNGATDINAAVLKGADMLNAHPRQGSASILILLTDGDPTTGETNLERIQSNVRKAIAGEFPLYCLGFGFDVDFEFLEKMSLQNNGEARRIYEDSDADLQLKDFYNEVATPLLTDVTMVYIGGSNLTKTNFIQYYQGSEIVVAGEISDNGVETFTLQVLAISNNRRVVFADTNVTVETGDTASDSQMQRIWAHLTVKQLLERELQLSGSEKEDAKNEALKLSLRYGFVTPLTSMVVTKPQGEDADVLDKPKEGPPCLECGIAGAPGFPGLAHHPAIPGAGRGGGVHHSVFPGFQTLLDPSVIRHCLGPRPPGHPHFGFGRVGASAPGSPVAAATRHYPPPPPPGMDVDDYDLPVGLPTFHSAEPTTVPTTTPAPAMHRFIWNPTDGSVPLCFDIPVSRLKLLHYPNIDVFVCSPSPELSINGELNSEAHKGFSTIVIHLKGDLHIEVDSRQIMVREGETETRHTGEERFTVGSATVIRRDKEVDIMIGDVRIVILIHLLEGKEFLWPVLRRRPSDSSVTGILALQPVDYEELQQLPKKLKIDNQEIEATRMTVLDYSLTSPQVIDCWFTSVEDALRKPLHQLTVAEL, encoded by the exons ATGGCGAGAGCAGCAGTGCGACTCAGCCtctttgagctgctgctggcggTGGTCGCAGCGCTACCGATCAAG GATAACTGGGACATTTACAGCTACCACATCAACTCCACCGTGACCAGTCGCTATGCCGTCACCGTCATCAGGAGCCGCGTGGCAAATCGCATGGAGGAGTCAAAGGAAATAGAGTTCCATGTCCACATTCCCAAAAACGCCTTCATcactaaatttaaaat ggTTATAGATGGTCAGGAGTACGATGGCATcgtgaaggagaaggaaacagcgCAGCGGCAATACTCTGGAGCTGTATCCCAGGGTCAAAGTGCAGGGATCATCAG TTCAGTGGGGAGGACTCTTGAACAGTTCAAGACCTCTGTGACTGTGGCTGCTCACAAAAAAGTCACCTTCGAACTCACGTACGAGGAACTGCTGAAAAGGAGGCTCGGCCTGTACGAGTTGCAAATCCACGCCAGGCCCATGCAGCCCGTCAAAGACTTCAAG GTGGATGTGCACGTTAAGGAGGACGCTGGCATCACTTCCTGGCTGGTTAAAGGAGGTCTAAACACCAAAGACCTGGCGACAGCCGTCACGtcaacaaaaacagagaaacag gtgtggcTGTATTTCTACCCAACAGTGGACCAGCAGAAATCATGTGACAGCTGTGATGACAATGGGATGAACGGAGACCTGGTCATTGTGTACGATGTCAAAAGGGACACGTGTCTCGGAGACATCAAG agaTCGGACAAGTTCTTCGTTCATCACTTTGCTCCATCCAATCTCCCGCGCATACCGAAGAATGTTGTGTTCATCATCGATCAAAGTGGCTCCATGCACGGCAGGAAAATTGAACAG ACCCGAACCGCATTAGTCCACATCCTGAACGACCTGGCAGAAGACGACTTCTTTGGCATCATCACTTTCGATAGCCGAATATTTCATTGGAAACGTGAGCTTGTCCAGGCCAACCAAGCCAACCTGGAAAATGCCAGAACATTTGCACGTAATATTAAAGACAACGGAG ccactgacatcaatGCAGCCGTTCTGAAGGGAGCAGATATGTTGAATGCACATCCCAGACAGGGCTCAGCCTCCATCCTCATTCTTCTCACCGATGGAGATCCAACAACAG GTGAAACGAACCTTGAACGGATCCAGTCAAACGTAAGGAAAGCCATCGCGGGCGAATTCCCACTTTACTGTCTGGGCTTTGGCTTCGACGTCGATTTCGAGTTCCTCGAAAAAATGTCGCTGCAAAACAACGGTGAAGCGCGGAGGATTTATGAAGACTCTGACGCTGATTTACAGCTGAAG GATTTCTACAACGAGGTGGCCACTCCTCTGCTGACAGATGTGACAATGGTTTATATTGGCGGCAGCAATCTGACAAAGACAAACTTCATCCAGTACTACCAAGGATCTGAGATTGTGGTGGCCGGAGAGATCTCTGACAACGGCGTGGAGACCTTCACACTGCAAGTTTTGGCTATTTCA AACAACAGAAGAGTGGTGTTTGCTGACACAAATGTCACCGTGGAGACGGGCGACACGGCGTCTGACAGCCAAATGCAGCGAATCTGGGCCCATCTCACCGTGAAACAGCTCctggagagaga GCTGCAACTGTCTGGCTCTGAGAAGGAAGACGCAAAGAATGAGGCCCTGAAACTGTCACTACGGTACGGCTTTGTGACCCCGCTCACATCCATGGTGGTCACCAAGCCACAGGGAGAGGACGCAGATGTGCTGGACAAACCAAAAGAAG GACCTCCTTGTTTGGAATGTGGAATAG caggagctcctggattTCCTGGATTAGCGCATCATCCAG caATTCCTGGTGCTGGACGTGGGGGTGGAGTACATCATTCAG ttttcccTGGTTTTCAGACACTATTGGATCCCTCAG tgatCAGACATTGTCTAGGCCCCCGTCCGCCAG GACATCCTCATTTTGGTTTTGGAAGAGTTGGTGCTTCAG CACCTGGAAGCCCTGTTGCTGCAG cgACCAGACATtatccacccccccctcctccag GAATGGATGTTGATGACTACGATCTACCTGTTGGCCTGCCCACATTCCACTCAGCAGAGCCCACAACAGTGCCCACAACAACTCCAG ctcctgccatGCACAGGTTCATATGGAATCCCACAGACggctctgttcctctctgcttcGATATTCCCGTCAGTcgcctgaagctgctgcactaTCCCAACATCG atgtgtttgtttgttctccCTCGCCAGAGCTGTCTATAAACGGGGAGCTGAACTCAGAAGCTCACAAAGGATTCAGCACAATTGTCATCCACCTCAAGGGGGACCTCCACATCGAGGTGGACAGCAGACAAATCATGGTGCGGGAGGGGGAAACGGAAACTCGGCACACCGGAGAGGAACGCTTCACTGTTGGAAG TGCCACGGTGATCAGGAGGGACAAGGAAGTGGACATTATGATCGGAGACGTCCGCATTGTCATCCTGATCCACCTGCTTGAGGGTAAAGAATTCCTCTGGCCAGTTTTGAGACGGAGGCCTTCAGACAGCAGTGTGACGGGAATTTTAG ctctgcagcctgtggattacgaggagctgcagcagcttccaaaAAAGCTCAAGATCGACAACCAGGAGATCGAAGCTACCAG GATGACAGTTCTGGATTACAGCCTAACCTCTCCCCAAGTGATTGACTGCTGGTTCACGTCTGTTGAGGACGCCCTGCGGAAGCCGCTGCACCAGCTCACTGTCGCAGAGCTTTAa
- the LOC105419887 gene encoding inter-alpha-trypsin inhibitor heavy chain H3-like isoform X7, translating to MARAAVRLSLFELLLAVVAALPIKDNWDIYSYHINSTVTSRYAVTVIRSRVANRMEESKEIEFHVHIPKNAFITKFKMVIDGQEYDGIVKEKETAQRQYSGAVSQGQSAGIISSVGRTLEQFKTSVTVAAHKKVTFELTYEELLKRRLGLYELQIHARPMQPVKDFKVDVHVKEDAGITSWLVKGGLNTKDLATAVTSTKTEKQVWLYFYPTVDQQKSCDSCDDNGMNGDLVIVYDVKRDTCLGDIKRSDKFFVHHFAPSNLPRIPKNVVFIIDQSGSMHGRKIEQTRTALVHILNDLAEDDFFGIITFDSRIFHWKRELVQANQANLENARTFARNIKDNGATDINAAVLKGADMLNAHPRQGSASILILLTDGDPTTGETNLERIQSNVRKAIAGEFPLYCLGFGFDVDFEFLEKMSLQNNGEARRIYEDSDADLQLKDFYNEVATPLLTDVTMVYIGGSNLTKTNFIQYYQGSEIVVAGEISDNGVETFTLQVLAISNNRRVVFADTNVTVETGDTASDSQMQRIWAHLTVKQLLERELQLSGSEKEDAKNEALKLSLRYGFVTPLTSMVVTKPQGEDADVLDKPKEGPPCLECGIAGAPGFPGLAHHPAIPGAGRGGGVHHSVFPGFQTLLDPSATRHYPPPPPPGMDVDDYDLPVGLPTFHSAEPTTVPTTTPAPAMHRFIWNPTDGSVPLCFDIPVSRLKLLHYPNIDVFVCSPSPELSINGELNSEAHKGFSTIVIHLKGDLHIEVDSRQIMVREGETETRHTGEERFTVGSATVIRRDKEVDIMIGDVRIVILIHLLEGKEFLWPVLRRRPSDSSVTGILALQPVDYEELQQLPKKLKIDNQEIEATRMTVLDYSLTSPQVIDCWFTSVEDALRKPLHQLTVAEL from the exons ATGGCGAGAGCAGCAGTGCGACTCAGCCtctttgagctgctgctggcggTGGTCGCAGCGCTACCGATCAAG GATAACTGGGACATTTACAGCTACCACATCAACTCCACCGTGACCAGTCGCTATGCCGTCACCGTCATCAGGAGCCGCGTGGCAAATCGCATGGAGGAGTCAAAGGAAATAGAGTTCCATGTCCACATTCCCAAAAACGCCTTCATcactaaatttaaaat ggTTATAGATGGTCAGGAGTACGATGGCATcgtgaaggagaaggaaacagcgCAGCGGCAATACTCTGGAGCTGTATCCCAGGGTCAAAGTGCAGGGATCATCAG TTCAGTGGGGAGGACTCTTGAACAGTTCAAGACCTCTGTGACTGTGGCTGCTCACAAAAAAGTCACCTTCGAACTCACGTACGAGGAACTGCTGAAAAGGAGGCTCGGCCTGTACGAGTTGCAAATCCACGCCAGGCCCATGCAGCCCGTCAAAGACTTCAAG GTGGATGTGCACGTTAAGGAGGACGCTGGCATCACTTCCTGGCTGGTTAAAGGAGGTCTAAACACCAAAGACCTGGCGACAGCCGTCACGtcaacaaaaacagagaaacag gtgtggcTGTATTTCTACCCAACAGTGGACCAGCAGAAATCATGTGACAGCTGTGATGACAATGGGATGAACGGAGACCTGGTCATTGTGTACGATGTCAAAAGGGACACGTGTCTCGGAGACATCAAG agaTCGGACAAGTTCTTCGTTCATCACTTTGCTCCATCCAATCTCCCGCGCATACCGAAGAATGTTGTGTTCATCATCGATCAAAGTGGCTCCATGCACGGCAGGAAAATTGAACAG ACCCGAACCGCATTAGTCCACATCCTGAACGACCTGGCAGAAGACGACTTCTTTGGCATCATCACTTTCGATAGCCGAATATTTCATTGGAAACGTGAGCTTGTCCAGGCCAACCAAGCCAACCTGGAAAATGCCAGAACATTTGCACGTAATATTAAAGACAACGGAG ccactgacatcaatGCAGCCGTTCTGAAGGGAGCAGATATGTTGAATGCACATCCCAGACAGGGCTCAGCCTCCATCCTCATTCTTCTCACCGATGGAGATCCAACAACAG GTGAAACGAACCTTGAACGGATCCAGTCAAACGTAAGGAAAGCCATCGCGGGCGAATTCCCACTTTACTGTCTGGGCTTTGGCTTCGACGTCGATTTCGAGTTCCTCGAAAAAATGTCGCTGCAAAACAACGGTGAAGCGCGGAGGATTTATGAAGACTCTGACGCTGATTTACAGCTGAAG GATTTCTACAACGAGGTGGCCACTCCTCTGCTGACAGATGTGACAATGGTTTATATTGGCGGCAGCAATCTGACAAAGACAAACTTCATCCAGTACTACCAAGGATCTGAGATTGTGGTGGCCGGAGAGATCTCTGACAACGGCGTGGAGACCTTCACACTGCAAGTTTTGGCTATTTCA AACAACAGAAGAGTGGTGTTTGCTGACACAAATGTCACCGTGGAGACGGGCGACACGGCGTCTGACAGCCAAATGCAGCGAATCTGGGCCCATCTCACCGTGAAACAGCTCctggagagaga GCTGCAACTGTCTGGCTCTGAGAAGGAAGACGCAAAGAATGAGGCCCTGAAACTGTCACTACGGTACGGCTTTGTGACCCCGCTCACATCCATGGTGGTCACCAAGCCACAGGGAGAGGACGCAGATGTGCTGGACAAACCAAAAGAAG GACCTCCTTGTTTGGAATGTGGAATAG caggagctcctggattTCCTGGATTAGCGCATCATCCAG caATTCCTGGTGCTGGACGTGGGGGTGGAGTACATCATTCAG ttttcccTGGTTTTCAGACACTATTGGATCCCTCAG cgACCAGACATtatccacccccccctcctccag GAATGGATGTTGATGACTACGATCTACCTGTTGGCCTGCCCACATTCCACTCAGCAGAGCCCACAACAGTGCCCACAACAACTCCAG ctcctgccatGCACAGGTTCATATGGAATCCCACAGACggctctgttcctctctgcttcGATATTCCCGTCAGTcgcctgaagctgctgcactaTCCCAACATCG atgtgtttgtttgttctccCTCGCCAGAGCTGTCTATAAACGGGGAGCTGAACTCAGAAGCTCACAAAGGATTCAGCACAATTGTCATCCACCTCAAGGGGGACCTCCACATCGAGGTGGACAGCAGACAAATCATGGTGCGGGAGGGGGAAACGGAAACTCGGCACACCGGAGAGGAACGCTTCACTGTTGGAAG TGCCACGGTGATCAGGAGGGACAAGGAAGTGGACATTATGATCGGAGACGTCCGCATTGTCATCCTGATCCACCTGCTTGAGGGTAAAGAATTCCTCTGGCCAGTTTTGAGACGGAGGCCTTCAGACAGCAGTGTGACGGGAATTTTAG ctctgcagcctgtggattacgaggagctgcagcagcttccaaaAAAGCTCAAGATCGACAACCAGGAGATCGAAGCTACCAG GATGACAGTTCTGGATTACAGCCTAACCTCTCCCCAAGTGATTGACTGCTGGTTCACGTCTGTTGAGGACGCCCTGCGGAAGCCGCTGCACCAGCTCACTGTCGCAGAGCTTTAa